A segment of the Ammospiza nelsoni isolate bAmmNel1 chromosome 9, bAmmNel1.pri, whole genome shotgun sequence genome:
aaatattgaaaggatttttaaagcaaGTGCTCTTCCCAGGgtggggaggaggcaggagcagcagggacaccgGGAATGGGGCGGGGTAGTCCAGTACACCCACGTGGCAGGGACCAGCcgacacagcagggcagggcaggcatcggcaaaaataatttattccacTAAGACAAGCAGAGAACGAACAACAGCGTGGGGAGGGGGCGAGCAAAGATGGGGAAGCCCCGGGCCACATCTCAAAGAGAGGGGACACAAAATGCATCTGAACCCATGACTGCTGCCCcacccagcagtgtccccttTTTGGGGGACTAAACCTGCAGCCTCCAGGCCCCACTAGTGGTTGGACCCCGatgggctgctctccagcacaggACTGGGCTCCCAGTGTGAAaccagcccagtgccagggagCGCCTGAGGGCAGCTGGGTGCCAGAACACAAACCACCGTTCATGTCCCAGCTCCCACACGCCCAAAAACATGGCACAATGACTGGGAAGGGGATGCTCTGACACCTCCTTCCTCCCAAAAAGAGCCTTGCACCCCTTACCCCGGGTGAGGCCTTAGCAGGACAGCTCCTGAGGGGGACgtgccagagccctgcccgCTGTGGCACAAATCgctgtcccagggctgtcctgcctCAGCAGCTCACCCACCCAAGgaagcccccagcccctctcaggCCATGGGGAAGCCAGGGCGGCCTTTCCGGGTGCGGGTGCGCAGGCGGAAGAAGGTGTACATGCCCAGCAGGCACATGGAGGAGAGGAAGTACAGGGCCACGCACAGGCTGATGTCCAGGCGGGAGAAGCCCAATCCCAGCACCCGCAGCCAGGGGCTCCTCCGCAGGCCCTTcgcagcctcctcctcctcctcgtggTCCCGGAGCAGGACGCCGGGGGCGCGGCGGCGCTCCCTGCCCGCGGGCAGGGCCATGGTGTCCCGCTTGCTGATGCGGCGGCGCCGGCCCGCGGCCGCTCGCAGCGCCTGGCTCTTGAAGTGCTGCTCGCTGAAGGAATCCAGGTCCACGATGTCCTCGCTCCCGTCGCGCAGCTTGGGGTTCAGCCGCACGATGCTGGGGCGCCGCGGCTCGGGGGAGCCCGGGTGCCCCGGCACTCTCGGCTCTCCCTCggcctccttctcctcctcctctcctctgcccctctcctccCGCGAGCCCTCCGTGCCCAGCCTGGCGCCGGTCCCCTCCCTGGCCGCGGGGATGGGGTCGGGCTCGGCGTAGTCCATGTAGATGTTGGTCGGGGAGAAGTGTGCCTTGAGGAAGGTGACCACGGCCGGCTCCTCCCAGGCATGGACCCCCCGCTCCTCcttgtggcactggggacacaggtCCGGCGGAGGCCACTGCAGCTTGGGGAACTTGGGGTCCTCCGTGTCACCTCCTGCAGGGACCGGGGGTTAGAGGGGACATGTGATGCACCCTCCCCCTGTATCAACACCCCGGAGGATccagcagctggggatggggacattcAGAGGAGCCTCCTCAGGAGGAGAGGTCCTCCAAGGGCAAACAGCAGCTTTGGAAAGCTCCCTGTAAGGAGCATGTAAGATCCAACTGAATCTCTGGGGCCATCTGATGCTGCATGaccagctgctgtcccctgggatGGGGGACAATAACAACGGGATGTCCCCACTGATACACCCCACAGCCATTTGCCAGACCCatgcaggaggagggaagggatgttcctccagctcagcccccCTGGTGGCAGCCCCCCTTACCTGCCAGGCGAGCGTTGACCTCGTTGTGGTGTGACCAGAGCCAGAGGATGgcctcctccctgctggccaCCCTGTCCATGGACTGGgctgccatggcctcaaagTGCTCGGCGCACTCCTGGCAGCCGAAGAAGTGCCGGACGTAGCAGCGCATGGTGCTCAGCACCTCCAGGGGTAActctgggggagcagagcacaggggtgAGCCTGGACCCCTCTGTGCCACCACCACAGTCCCACAGCTAAGGTAGCAACCCCACACCCCAATTCTCTGTCTTGTCCCCCCATGGAAACTGCCCCTGGATGAGATGAAGCAGGTGAAACAAGCCTTTGTCCACAggcagcatccctgcccatgccagagctcagctggacactccctccctgagcccctgaTCCCCCAGGGACTGCAGTACCTTTGTCAGGGCCGttctgggcagcctgcacaGTCAGCAGGTGGAAGATGGTCCAGAGCCCACAGGGGTAGCCACGGAAGTGGCGctcactgccctggcagcccacCCAGGTCACGTTGGTGGGGAGCACCGAGGGGTGGGAGGCCTGCAGGACAGATGGACACGGTGTGATGGGGctggcaggcagtgccagctggggGGCAAGGGGCAGGGGTGAGGaaagcaggggctgggggttCCCATGGGCATCTTACATCTCTGTTATTCTTCATGGCCTCCTTCAGAACTGTGCGGGGCAGCTCGGGCTCTGTCCAGTTCCTCAGCCAGGCATCCAGAGTCTGCAGGTAGGTCTGCACGCAGGGGCGCCCTGGGAAGTACTGCAGAggggggacagggctgagaAAACACAGATTTCATCCTGGGAGCAacagggcagcaccagcatcCTCTCTGCTGGTCCTGGCAAGGTTTTGGTGCCTAtctctgaggggctgggggctgcagcttgTCCCCCCACCCCCATAGGGGTGGCAAGGCCCCTGTGTGGATGCTCAGGCTCCAAGCCCCAAGTGAGGGAGGCAAAAAGCCACTCTGTCCATAAGTCTGGCCAAGCCGATTAGCAGCTGCGCTGTAAAACCActcctgggagaggagcagcctggcagcctgtgccaccgacagacagacagactgatTGAcctgtggggaggaggggaCACCAGCACACAACAGAAGCAAAGGAGAAGTGAAAAGAAGGAGGAGTTTGCTGAGTCTGAGCTGTTCTTCCTCCCAGGCTCATGGGGAATCACATGAAAATACTCAAATTTGCAGGGGAATTATCTGTGACCTGGCAGTTGTGCTGCAAACACAGTGCCCCCTGACTCCTTGCACACAAGGCTTTGCTGTGTGATTCCCTGCCTCAGGAACCATTTCCCCTCCATTAGGacttttccccatttcctttAATACCTCTTGGGAGTGCAAGGGTTAAGGCTGGGACCTGCTGGCTGAGGtcccccaggctgagcccagggctgcaatcctggggatgctgctccGTCCTGTGGATGAGCAGGGCAatggcagtgctggctcagcGTCCCCAGAGAAGCACCAGCACCCACCACCCACTacccactgctgcagctcatcGAGGGGAAGCTTGGcaggaagaattaaaaatggATCAAATAAAACCATTGCTTCTCCCCAGCACTCTTGTAcccatgggcagggagctggtgtCACGGGCATTTATTTCCCTATTTCTGTAGTTCACATTGAAGGGAGAAAGAGTGAGGGCAAGCAGAGGAACCACATGAAGCTCTGAGGGCTTAAGGCACGTGTCTGGAGCTCTTTCCCGGGGGACAGCAGATGTGGGGTGTCCTGCACATCAGTGAGGGCCATGCAAGGTCCAAACTGAGCGTGAGACCCTGGGTGACAAAGGAGGGAGCAAAGAAGGAGGGCATGGCCCCAGTCTGCcaagcagcctgggctgtgacagGGATTGGGATGGAgacagggctcctgcagcctcagtgGAGGAACCAGCCAAATGCAGCAGGACTCCTTCACAGCAGGAAATTAAACTGCCCTGCTTGTGGCTGGCTCAAAGCTCTCAGTCacttcagctgtgccaggcccaacatagaagaaaaaaggagaccTTAAATTAGACTTGTCTGGAGCCTGACTCAGAGTGGGAGTTCCTTTCCTGGACTATTATCAAAGGAGCCTGCAGAGActggctcctggagctgagcatCCAGATCAGAGCAGCAAACTCCTGTGCCCATCTCTGACAGCCCAGCAGGTGACAGCCTCTCTTCTGAAAAGACCTCCTGCCTCAACACCTCCTAGAGGTGATGATCCCACTGCCAAAGCTGGAAACACCCACCTTGTTTGAAACACTCTTAGCTCCCTCTGGGACTCTGGGCTGAGTTTGGAGATCCACAAGGATGAGGACTGCCATGGGACACACTGAGCACCAGGACACAGGGCCCACACCAGACTGCCACGCTCCACTACTAGTGAGTGCTGGGGCACGGTGGCCTGCACTGTTTGCACGTCATAGACAGACAAATGGAGGCACAGGCAGTTCCCCCCCaacacccagagctcctcaCCTTCACCAGCGTGGCCACGTAGCACTTGAAggcagccagctgtgctcccGACAGCGAGGAGGGCCGGGCGGCCTCCACCCGCAGCGAGTAGTGCAGCGCCGACTCCAGGTCGGCCATGTACAGCttggagctggggagggcagcaCAACACGAGGCTCCATCAGCCACGGAGCTAATCCTCACAAACCCCAGGGCttttcccagtgccagcccctcgcccgcccggcccgggtTGCCCAGCAGGGGGAGGCAGGCTCTGACCGGTCGGCTCGCAGGGGATGTGACACACGGTCGCTGTCGTTGAGGCTGCTGGCCGTGGCGTTCAGCTTGTAGGAGCCGCGGGTGATGCCCGTGAGCGTGCGCAGGTAGTAGGTGTAGAAGGAGCGCGCTTCGATGTGCCTGCCAGGAGGGAGAAGCACTAAGTCCCTCGTCCCTCCCAAACCTGACCCCAAGGAGATGAAGGCTTGGCCAAGTGGGTAGTTCAGGCCTGGGGAGGGAGCATGGGGTGCTCCATACTCTCCATCTGCCCCAGCAGTGGACAGACTTACATCctagagcagagctgagccccaggtAGCCTTTTCATGCCACCTCCAGGCAGATGTGGGAAGGGAATGGCTCAGTCACAAGGATTTTCCCGTGTTCCAGCTCCAGCCGGGGCTGGCAGTGCAGTTCAGTGCCCACCAGCAACCTCCCACCAGCCAGTCCCGTTCCTAATGCACCTTCCCACAAGTACAGAGGTGCACAGAGAGATGGGGCACAAGGCTGgcaccccagcagcacccccagagccaccccgCCGTGCCCCACACTCACACAGGCAGGCGGGAGAAGGAGCCATTGCGCAGGAGCAGGTATccagaggggaaggaggtgaCACCAAACTTCTGCACGAGCTCCTCCTCGCTGCTTAGCACCCTCCTCACTGCAATGTTCTCGTACTGCAGCATGTCCAGGGCCACCTGCAAGCCCCAGGGTCAGACGAGGGGGGCAGAGGGaatccccagccccaccagggaggcagcagagctgtccaGTGCCCTGTGTAACATCTGGCACTGGCTAAGCTGTGTGCaagctgggcagggaggctTCCTGGAGAGAGCTGCCCTGCCACAGGCACCCAGGAGTTATCAGGCAGCAGGCACACAGGCTCCAAGAGAAGTGGGGGATAAATGGAGCTGTACCCACCTCTCTGCCCACAAAGGAGTTGCTCTTCTCAAAGATGAGTGCCAGGTACTGGTCCTTGTTCCTCTGGAAGAAGGTGCGAACCTCCTCGGCGCTGCAGGAGACAGGAGGACGGCAGCAGGTGCCCCAGCATCAGCAGGATGCTCTGCCCTCCCCCTCACAAGGAGCTCCAGCCTTGCTCACTGGGACTTggcagggaatgctgctgcaGGATCAGCCCCACTGAGCAGGCAACTCCTCCTGCTGAAGTTTCCAGCCTAGTTTTCTGCTCTGGTTCACAGGCTTTGAGAAAACCCGCTGAGCTTGGCCAAGGAGGTAGAAAACAAAgtacaggcagggcagggcaggagggagctgcaggctcacccagggaaaaaaaatcagcaatgaACTTGAACCAgggctggtttgttttttctaagACACAGAGGCACCAGAGTACCTGAGGAAGGTGCCTGGCTCGACCATTGCTCTAGGAAATCCAAAGGCTCCCTCTCAGGACAATGCACCAACTGCTTGCATCCAGCAAGGACAACTCAGATACCAACAAAATTGTACAGAATCAAGAAAACCCTTTTTCAGGACAGGAAAGAGCTTCTAACACAGCCTCACTCAGCATGGTATGACACTGCCATGTCCCAAAGACCTTGGGGCCCAGGAATTGCTTGCTCTAAGTCTGATGAGCAGGTTCATTAGGAGATGCAACAACATGGACCATCTTGTCTGGGCCATGGACACAGCTCAACACTGGCCAGGGCATCTCCCTGGGATCTGGGTGATGCAGTAGCTGCTCCTTGCTCATCCTGGGTTCAGGATTTCCCCAGAAACCTGCTCCCCATGGGACAGAGGCCACCCTGGCCCCCTGCTGCCCCTACCTTGCTGGCTCCAGCGGAGGACAGGCGGGTGGCCAGgcatcctggctctgctcaaGGTTGGTGATGATGGCATGGCGCAGGTCCTCGACAGTGGCACTGGGATCTGCAGGGGGACAGGACACCAAGGGGTCAGCCCTGGGGAAGCCAATCCCAGGGGTTGAGCCCAGGGaagctgcctggagctgccccccagagctccctgatATGGCAGTGTATGGGaggtgtgggcagcagggccattCACACCAGGGTAGAAAATCCCGTGGCTCTGAATACTCACTAGTAATCCTTATCCCATCCTCTGGCTTCTTGCTAAAAGCTCTGAAGaactgaaaagggaaaaaaacacaaggGGAAACTGGAGTGAGTGTTTGGAGTGGGACAGGAGGCAGTGCAACCCAGCAGGATGaggctcccagctctgccccagttTCCCCACAGCATGCTAACTGACAtgagccagcacagaggaagCTCCCAGCCATGTCCCCATCTTTTGGACATCCCCCAGACGGGAGGGATGCAGGCATGGGCTGGGAGCCATGTCCAGCCAAGGGCTGAGCACTGGCAGGCAGTGGAGCAGGTGTCTGCAGGGATCCCAGGGAGGCAGCTGGAACTTTGCCAGTCCTGCAAACCAGTCTCCCTGCTCCACAGCTCTGATAAGGCAGGAAAAAGAGAGTTTTTCCACTCCTGGCCTCCCACAGTGGCTCAgcacccagggcagagccagagcagcaacACCAGGTTGCATCAGCCAGGTGTTTGCtttgcaggctgggctgggagctgggactgtTTGCAAAAGGTGCTCGGCAGGGACACAGGATGTGAAGCAAGTGACATCTTGGCACAGCCACATCAGCACAatgtccctgccccaggagatGTTTCCATCggtgtcccagggcagggggcactCAGTGagaccccagggcagggctggggccaaGCCAACCTGCCTGAAAAACCCTAGATCTGACCCCACCTGGAGCTGAGCCTGTAAGCTGGGACTGAAGGCATGTCTGATAAAACCCTCATCCCTGCCCATTCCATCTCAAGGCAATCCTGGTTTAAATGCTGGTTGTGGCACCTGGAGTGCTTTGGCTTCGTTGCTTGTGTTGGAGCAAGGCTCCATTTGCAGCGGGAAGCTCTGCAGAAGCTGTGTTGACACAGCTgaagggctgggcacaggccCAGGAGGAGGGGTGGCTCCTTGCCAGCCTGCACAGGAGGCTCCCAGGAGTTCCAACCTCCCgcagcatccctgtgccctcctccaAAACCTGTGCCTGCAACCTCGCTCTGCCCTCAAGCTGCCTTTCTTAAGTGTTTCCAACTCAGGATTCAGAGTCTCCCTCATCCTAGCAGAGATCCAGCCCCTGTATTTCACCACAAAACACCATTTtggcttttccccctccttgTTGCTCCATCGCTCAGCAGTTGCACCGGctgcagccaggacacagcattGTTTTGGGGAAGGGTGAAACAGCTTCAGCCTGCAAAGCCCCAAGGGGTGCATTTTGGTGCAATACCCCTGTCAAGCTGATTAAGCAAGACAGGGACAAGCCAGAAGGCAAAGCACAGTGAAGCTCAGCCAGTACCCAGCACACACTGCCTCACCTTCATGGTGGGGAAGCCGGTGATCCCAAAATCGGAGCACACTTGCTGGTTGTCCTCGTCGGCGCAGTCGATGGCTGCCAGGATCACTGCAGGCCTCCATTCTGCGGGGACAGAGGATGAggtcagcacagctcagcaccccCATGGCCCCAAAACCACTGTTCTCCTCATGAGTGCTTGTGCAGACCGGAGGGATCTCCAGGGGCAGAGATCCTC
Coding sequences within it:
- the QSOX1 gene encoding sulfhydryl oxidase 1 isoform X2; this translates as MKFFRAFSKKPEDGIRITNPSATVEDLRHAIITNLEQSQDAWPPACPPLEPASAEEVRTFFQRNKDQYLALIFEKSNSFVGREVALDMLQYENIAVRRVLSSEEELVQKFGVTSFPSGYLLLRNGSFSRLPVHIEARSFYTYYLRTLTGITRGSYKLNATASSLNDSDRVSHPLRADRSKLYMADLESALHYSLRVEAARPSSLSGAQLAAFKCYVATLVKYFPGRPCVQTYLQTLDAWLRNWTEPELPRTVLKEAMKNNRDASHPSVLPTNVTWVGCQGSERHFRGYPCGLWTIFHLLTVQAAQNGPDKELPLEVLSTMRCYVRHFFGCQECAEHFEAMAAQSMDRVASREEAILWLWSHHNEVNARLAGGDTEDPKFPKLQWPPPDLCPQCHKEERGVHAWEEPAVVTFLKAHFSPTNIYMDYAEPDPIPAAREGTGARLGTEGSREERGRGEEEEKEAEGEPRVPGHPGSPEPRRPSIVRLNPKLRDGSEDIVDLDSFSEQHFKSQALRAAAGRRRRISKRDTMALPAGRERRRAPGVLLRDHEEEEEAAKGLRRSPWLRVLGLGFSRLDISLCVALYFLSSMCLLGMYTFFRLRTRTRKGRPGFPMA
- the QSOX1 gene encoding sulfhydryl oxidase 1 isoform X1, giving the protein MWRRRARAGGRGGPAALPPLLLLFLLLRVPGARPGRLYSASDPLDLLGPEAEGRLLGSSSAWAVEFFASWCGHCIHFAPTWRALAHDIREWRPAVILAAIDCADEDNQQVCSDFGITGFPTMKFFRAFSKKPEDGIRITNPSATVEDLRHAIITNLEQSQDAWPPACPPLEPASAEEVRTFFQRNKDQYLALIFEKSNSFVGREVALDMLQYENIAVRRVLSSEEELVQKFGVTSFPSGYLLLRNGSFSRLPVHIEARSFYTYYLRTLTGITRGSYKLNATASSLNDSDRVSHPLRADRSKLYMADLESALHYSLRVEAARPSSLSGAQLAAFKCYVATLVKYFPGRPCVQTYLQTLDAWLRNWTEPELPRTVLKEAMKNNRDASHPSVLPTNVTWVGCQGSERHFRGYPCGLWTIFHLLTVQAAQNGPDKELPLEVLSTMRCYVRHFFGCQECAEHFEAMAAQSMDRVASREEAILWLWSHHNEVNARLAGGDTEDPKFPKLQWPPPDLCPQCHKEERGVHAWEEPAVVTFLKAHFSPTNIYMDYAEPDPIPAAREGTGARLGTEGSREERGRGEEEEKEAEGEPRVPGHPGSPEPRRPSIVRLNPKLRDGSEDIVDLDSFSEQHFKSQALRAAAGRRRRISKRDTMALPAGRERRRAPGVLLRDHEEEEEAAKGLRRSPWLRVLGLGFSRLDISLCVALYFLSSMCLLGMYTFFRLRTRTRKGRPGFPMA